The Mesorhizobium huakuii genome has a segment encoding these proteins:
- a CDS encoding HlyD family type I secretion periplasmic adaptor subunit has product MSEDRAALHHRQVHRYLVAGVATCLLLVGGVGGLAAVTKMSGAVIAAGRLVVDSNVKKVQHPTGGVVGEIRVREGDRVKAGDILVRLDETTTRANLAIVSKGLDEFYARLARLEAERDGKDTISFPEVLTSRRDEAGVAASMAGEQSLFDFRRQARSGQRSQLRERIAQLTQETAGLTEQLQAKRREIELIQIELEGVRSLWRRKLIGIERMTSLERDAVRLEGEHGQLTAGIAQVKGKAAEIELQIIQIDQDLRSEVATDLRETQGKISEFVERKVAAEDQLKRIDLRSPQDGVVLQLAVHTIGGVITPGEQVMQIVPVTDDLTVEAHIAPQDIDQVTMGQNAILRLSAFNRQTTPELTGTLSRISADLTTEERTGAAFYVARVTLPKTEVAKLHGLALAPGMPAEVFFPTGDRTMLSYLVKPLSDQIQKAFREE; this is encoded by the coding sequence ATGAGCGAGGACAGAGCCGCTTTGCATCATAGGCAGGTCCACCGCTATCTCGTGGCTGGGGTTGCTACCTGTCTGCTGCTCGTCGGCGGTGTTGGCGGCCTGGCGGCAGTGACCAAAATGTCGGGTGCGGTGATCGCAGCTGGCCGGCTGGTGGTCGATTCCAATGTAAAGAAGGTTCAGCATCCGACGGGTGGCGTGGTCGGCGAGATCAGGGTGCGTGAAGGCGACCGGGTCAAAGCGGGCGATATTCTGGTGCGCCTGGATGAGACGACAACGCGCGCCAACCTGGCGATCGTCTCAAAAGGTCTGGATGAGTTTTATGCACGGTTGGCGCGCCTGGAGGCAGAGCGTGACGGCAAGGACACGATCAGCTTCCCGGAGGTCTTGACATCGCGGCGCGACGAAGCGGGTGTCGCCGCATCGATGGCCGGAGAACAATCGTTGTTCGATTTCAGGCGCCAGGCGCGGTCCGGCCAGCGATCGCAGTTGCGCGAACGGATCGCCCAGTTGACGCAGGAGACCGCCGGCCTGACCGAGCAGCTGCAGGCCAAGCGCCGCGAGATCGAGCTGATCCAGATCGAGCTGGAAGGCGTGCGGTCCCTGTGGCGTCGCAAGCTGATAGGAATCGAGCGCATGACGTCGCTGGAACGGGACGCGGTGCGGCTCGAAGGCGAGCATGGGCAGCTGACCGCGGGAATAGCCCAGGTGAAAGGCAAGGCGGCCGAGATCGAACTGCAGATCATCCAGATCGACCAGGATCTTCGCAGTGAGGTCGCGACCGATTTACGCGAAACGCAAGGGAAGATCTCCGAGTTCGTCGAACGCAAGGTAGCGGCCGAGGACCAGTTGAAGCGCATCGATCTGCGCAGCCCGCAGGATGGCGTGGTGCTGCAGCTGGCCGTGCATACGATCGGCGGGGTCATCACGCCCGGCGAGCAGGTGATGCAGATCGTACCGGTAACGGACGACCTGACCGTTGAAGCGCATATCGCGCCGCAGGATATCGACCAGGTGACGATGGGCCAGAATGCGATTTTGCGCCTGTCGGCCTTCAATCGGCAAACCACGCCGGAACTGACCGGGACGCTGTCGCGGATCTCGGCGGATCTCACCACCGAAGAGCGCACCGGAGCAGCCTTCTATGTTGCGCGGGTGACGCTGCCGAAAACCGAGGTCGCCAAGCTGCACGGGCTGGCGCTGGCGCCGGGCATGCCGGCCGAAGTGTTCTTCCCGACGGGCGATCGGACGATGCTTTCCTATCTGGTGAAGCCGCTGTCGGATCAGATCCAGAAAGCTTTCCGGGAAGAATGA
- a CDS encoding type I secretion system permease/ATPase, producing the protein MQLTPSPPLTLVGILSSFRRAFSGIVLMSGVVNVLTLTGSFFMLQVYDRVVPGRSVPTLVGLAVLAGTLFVFQGVLELIRSRLMVRLGQGLDAKLSPSVYSALMRLPLRAKPSGDGLQPLRDLDQVRAFIGSAGPTALFDLPWMPLYIGICFIFHFWIGVTALAGAVVLFALTLLAEFRTRGPTRIAGQHAAVRSTLAEATRRNAEAMQAMGFSGRIAERWHAVNAEYLNAHAAASDVAGTLGTISKILRLMLQSAMLAIGAYLVIQQEATGGIMIASSIMMGRALAPIELAIAHWKGFIAARQSWARLKQLLSALPEGATGVTLPAPVSVLAVENVSVAPPGERTPVVWDANFSLAKGAGLGVIGPSASGKSSLVRALAGVWLPARGAVRLDGATLDQWPTDELGKHIGYLPQDVQLFDGTIAQNIARFDPDASSDMVLAAAKAAGVHDLVVHLADGYDTRVGEAGASLSAGQRQRIALARALYGDPFMVILDEPNSNLDADGEVALSAAIQGIRDRGGIVIVVAHRSTVLANVDTVLVMANGHVQAFGPKDEVLNKVFRTAAPLKVVAATERGVPA; encoded by the coding sequence ATGCAGCTGACGCCATCGCCGCCGCTTACGCTGGTTGGAATCCTGTCGTCCTTTCGACGTGCTTTTTCGGGCATTGTCCTGATGAGCGGGGTCGTCAACGTGCTGACCCTGACCGGCTCGTTCTTCATGTTGCAAGTCTATGACCGGGTCGTTCCGGGTCGCAGCGTGCCGACGCTGGTCGGGTTGGCGGTGCTTGCGGGAACACTGTTCGTGTTTCAAGGGGTGCTGGAGCTGATCCGCTCTCGCCTCATGGTGCGGCTGGGACAGGGGTTGGACGCAAAGCTGAGCCCGTCGGTCTATTCGGCGCTGATGCGCCTGCCGTTGCGCGCCAAGCCTTCTGGCGACGGGCTGCAACCCTTGCGGGATCTGGATCAGGTTCGCGCCTTTATCGGCAGTGCCGGACCGACCGCGCTGTTCGACCTGCCATGGATGCCGCTCTATATCGGTATCTGTTTCATCTTTCATTTCTGGATCGGCGTTACCGCGCTTGCCGGCGCTGTTGTGCTGTTTGCGCTGACGCTTCTGGCCGAATTCCGGACCCGCGGCCCGACAAGGATCGCCGGACAGCACGCAGCCGTCCGCAGCACCTTGGCCGAGGCGACAAGGCGCAATGCCGAAGCCATGCAGGCCATGGGTTTTAGCGGGCGTATCGCCGAACGATGGCATGCCGTCAACGCCGAGTACCTGAACGCCCATGCCGCAGCCAGCGATGTGGCGGGAACGCTTGGCACGATTTCCAAGATCCTGCGATTGATGCTGCAATCGGCCATGCTGGCGATCGGCGCTTATCTGGTCATCCAGCAAGAGGCGACCGGCGGCATCATGATCGCAAGCTCGATCATGATGGGCAGGGCGCTGGCTCCGATCGAACTGGCGATAGCGCATTGGAAGGGTTTCATTGCGGCGCGGCAAAGCTGGGCACGCCTGAAGCAGTTGTTGTCCGCGCTGCCGGAAGGCGCAACCGGCGTAACCCTGCCCGCGCCTGTCAGCGTGTTGGCGGTTGAGAATGTCAGTGTCGCGCCGCCGGGCGAACGGACGCCGGTAGTGTGGGACGCCAATTTTTCACTGGCCAAGGGAGCGGGTCTGGGGGTCATCGGCCCGAGCGCTTCCGGTAAATCGTCGCTGGTGCGTGCGCTTGCCGGTGTCTGGCTGCCGGCGCGGGGCGCCGTGCGGCTGGACGGCGCGACGCTTGACCAGTGGCCGACCGACGAGCTGGGCAAACATATTGGCTATCTGCCGCAGGATGTGCAGCTGTTTGATGGAACGATTGCGCAGAACATCGCCCGCTTCGACCCGGATGCGTCATCCGATATGGTGCTTGCGGCGGCCAAGGCCGCCGGCGTGCATGATCTCGTCGTGCATCTGGCCGACGGTTACGACACAAGGGTTGGCGAAGCCGGCGCGTCGCTGTCGGCGGGGCAACGGCAGCGCATCGCCCTTGCGCGCGCTCTCTATGGCGATCCGTTCATGGTCATCCTGGACGAGCCGAATTCCAATCTCGATGCAGACGGTGAAGTGGCCTTGTCCGCCGCCATCCAGGGCATCAGGGACCGCGGCGGCATCGTTATCGTCGTCGCACACCGATCCACTGTCCTGGCCAATGTCGATACCGTGCTGGTGATGGCCAATGGGCATGTGCAGGCCTTCGGTCCGAAGGATGAGGTGCTGAACAAGGTTTTCCGAACGGCAGCACCGCTCAAGGTCGTTGCCGCCACGGAGAGAGGGGTTCCGGCATGA